In Comamonas koreensis, the genomic stretch CGCGTAGAGCCGTTTGGATGGCAGGTCGCGGATGCGCGGAGCGAACCGGTAGCCGAGAATGGCACATGCGGCAAAGACGTGATCGGTGAAGCCGCCCGTGTCGGTGAACTGCTCGCGGATATGGCGTCCAGCATCGTTCATCAGCAGGCCATCGAGGATGTAAGGCGCTTCGCTTGCCGTTGCAGGAATCACCTGGGTTGCGAACGGCGCATATTGGTCGGAGACGTGGCTATAGGCTTTCAGGCCCGGGGTATTGCCATATTTCGCGTTGACCAGGTTCATGGCCTCACCTTGCTCTGTAGCGACGAAGAACTGTCCGTCGCTCGAAGCCGACGTGCCCATGCCCCAGAACCGGGCCATGGGTAACGCTGCCTGTGCCTCGACCACCATGGCCAGCGCCCGGTCATAGGCTTCGCCCTCGACATGCCACCGTCCAATGCGGATCAATTCCCAGAAGGTGTGGGTGTTTGTCGCATCCGCCATTTTGCGCAAGCCGAGGTTGATCCCTTCCGCCAAGATAACGTTCATTAGCCCGATCCGGTCAGCGCAGGGTGCTCCTGTGCGCAGATGGGTGAACGCTTCGGTGAAGCCGGTCGCCGCATCCACCTCCAGCAGGAGATCGGTGATGCGCGTGGGCGGGATCTGCTTGTAGAGATCGAGCACCAGATCTTCGGCGCCTGTCGGCGCGGCGGCTTCGAGTTTCTCGATATGCAGAACGCCGTTTTCAATCGACCCGCCCGGGATCGTGCCTGCGCGAGCGGCACGGCCAAGCTCGCGCAACCGCATGTCGAGGCGAGTTTGCCGGTCTGCCAGCCATTCCTCCGGCCGCAATGGCACAGCGAGACGACCGCCTTCCGCGATGGCTTGTGCCGGAACGAGTGCGTGTTTCAGATCGCCATAGCGCCGGGACCTAGTAAGCCAGACATCTCCGGAGCGGAACGCATCGCGCAGATGGAACAGCACCGCGATCTCCCATAGGCGAGCGTCGCCAGCCCTCTGGGCCCGAAGGTGGCGATGCCATTTCGAGCTGGGCCGCAAGAAGCTGGTCATCGCGGCATCGTTCAAACCGGTACGAAGGGCCGTCACCGCTTCCAGAAGCGGCAGTGCAACGGGCGCAGCTCGCAGATCGAGCAGGCGCAACATGCGTGGAGCGTATCGGCGGAAGCGGTGATAACCGTCGAGCACATGGTTGAGCGGATCGTCGGCCATGGTGGCGGTGAGCCTGGTTGCCATTGCAACAAGGGTTTTGAAGCCGTCCCACCCTGATCCGCTCGCGATGACGTCGCCCAGCGGCTGGCCATCATCCTGTGCATCGACCAGGGCGCCCCCGATCTCGGCGAAGGATTTCAGGGTGTCACGCACCACCCCCGCTTCGTCTGCGACCTTTGCATGGCAAATACGCTCCGAAGCACGGTAGAGACGGCCGACGATCCGGTCGTGGGTTTCGACCACTGCGTCGGCCAACATCGCCTGCCATTCCGAGACGCAAACAGCCAAGATCGCAAGCCGCCTGTCCTCCGGGAGATCGCGCATGCCGTCGGCATAATACCGTTCACCCTGCCTGCGCAGACGAGTCACCCGATGGGCAGGAACGCCGGCAAGCAGATCCTCGGGGAGATCGACGCGTTGCAGATATTCGAGCCGGTCGAGCAGCCGGTTGGCCGACGAAGAGTTCGAGCCAGGCTCGAACTGGCGCAGCCACACAAAACGGGTCACCCGATCATCAGCCGTCTCCTCGAGCAATGCCAGCAACTGTTCTCGGATCGACATAGGCAGACGAATGGCGATCCTCGTCTCGATGCGTCGCTCGGCATCGACGAGAGCCGCGGCACAAAGCCGCTCGATCGTGGATGTCGCGGGAAGGACAGTGCGGGTGCGTCGGCACTCGGCTACGAAGCGACGGGCGATATCCTCGTTCGACACCGCCATCTCGGCTTCTCGGAACAACCATTCCTTCAGCTCGCTCGCACCACGTCCGGAGAAGGTGCGGAAGCCGTAGAGCCCCCGTAACTCGGCAAGATGCTCGTGCCGTGTTTCCTCGCGGGCAGCATAGTCTACGAGATCGTCGGCACCCAGGCCAAGCTGCGCTCCGATAAATTCGATGACCTCTGCAGGGATCAGTTCGCCTGGAGCCAGCACCCGGCCGGGATAGCGCAGGACACACAATTGCAGGGCGAAGCCGAACCTGTTGTGAGCGCGCCGACGCAGCCTGATATGCCCAAGGTCTTCATCACTCAGCGTATAGTGCTTGAGCAAATCCGTCTGTGAAGTCGGCAAGCGCAACAGCGCGTCTTTCTGCCGATCGGTTAGAGTGACGCGACGCGGCATACATGTTCCTTTTTCAAAATCTGATAGCGTTCAAGACGCTTTGTTTATGAAGCTGGTTGAGATACATTTCCAGAGGTCAATGCAATCGTGGCCGAAGCGCCGCCTCAAACCAACGTTTGTGATACATGCTGATCGGATATGCCCGCGTCTCCAAAGCCGATGGCTCGCAGTCTCTCGACCTGCAGCACGACACCTTGCGCGCCGCAGGTGTCGAACGGGACAATATCTATGATGATCTTGCTTCCGGCGGTCGTGATGATCGCCCTGGCTTG encodes the following:
- a CDS encoding Tn3 family transposase, whose amino-acid sequence is MPRRVTLTDRQKDALLRLPTSQTDLLKHYTLSDEDLGHIRLRRRAHNRFGFALQLCVLRYPGRVLAPGELIPAEVIEFIGAQLGLGADDLVDYAAREETRHEHLAELRGLYGFRTFSGRGASELKEWLFREAEMAVSNEDIARRFVAECRRTRTVLPATSTIERLCAAALVDAERRIETRIAIRLPMSIREQLLALLEETADDRVTRFVWLRQFEPGSNSSSANRLLDRLEYLQRVDLPEDLLAGVPAHRVTRLRRQGERYYADGMRDLPEDRRLAILAVCVSEWQAMLADAVVETHDRIVGRLYRASERICHAKVADEAGVVRDTLKSFAEIGGALVDAQDDGQPLGDVIASGSGWDGFKTLVAMATRLTATMADDPLNHVLDGYHRFRRYAPRMLRLLDLRAAPVALPLLEAVTALRTGLNDAAMTSFLRPSSKWHRHLRAQRAGDARLWEIAVLFHLRDAFRSGDVWLTRSRRYGDLKHALVPAQAIAEGGRLAVPLRPEEWLADRQTRLDMRLRELGRAARAGTIPGGSIENGVLHIEKLEAAAPTGAEDLVLDLYKQIPPTRITDLLLEVDAATGFTEAFTHLRTGAPCADRIGLMNVILAEGINLGLRKMADATNTHTFWELIRIGRWHVEGEAYDRALAMVVEAQAALPMARFWGMGTSASSDGQFFVATEQGEAMNLVNAKYGNTPGLKAYSHVSDQYAPFATQVIPATASEAPYILDGLLMNDAGRHIREQFTDTGGFTDHVFAACAILGYRFAPRIRDLPSKRLYAFNPSAAPAHLRALIGGKVNQAMIERNWPDTLRIAATIAAGTVAPSQILRKLASYPRQNELATALREVGRVERTLFMIDWILDAELQRRAQIGLNKGEAHHALKRAISFHRRGEIRDRSAEGQHYRIAGMNLLAAIIIFWNTMKLGEVVANQKRDGKLLSPDLLAHVSPLGWEHINLTGEYRWPKP